The following nucleotide sequence is from Phocoena sinus isolate mPhoSin1 chromosome 14, mPhoSin1.pri, whole genome shotgun sequence.
GGGGGTCGGGTCCCCAGACCAGCACAGGCCCCTCACAAtcccctctgctctctgctcccaGGAGCCGGACCTATGACATGATCCAGTACTATCAGAACGACATCCCCTACTGAGGGGCAGAGTGCCGCAATCACTGCTTGCTGCTGCGCACGGCCTGCCACCTCATCAGATGGACAGATGGGCTGAGATGCCCCTGCAGAGCCCAGCAACCCGCTGCCTCCCAAGGTGTCGCCTACATGGCCCGTGTGGCTGGAATGACAATCAGAGCCAGTCTTTGCGCAGGTGCGAGCTATGCTTACACTGGACACATTCCCTGTCTTGTTCTCAGAGGTACATGAAGTATTTTCTTGtgtataaaaaatggaaaaattatattcAACCTAAGATTCAACCAAcgtgaacaaaataaaaacaaaaaaactgcgtTGGAACCAATCCAGTACTAAGTGCATGTTCAGCTAGGGGTGGGGGGCGCCCGCCCAGGAGCCTCGCAGCCACGAGGGGCCATCCCCGGTGCCCTGACTGTGAGCTTCACAAAGACGACTCACCACAGCACAGATGTACCGAAAATAGCACTGTATTTTCCCTGATAGCTCTCAGGGCTCCCGCAGAGGCCACCCGGCCGCCCCGTTCTCATCTCTCCTCCGTAGGCGTTGCTCTGCATCCTGCCTCTGCTCCGGTCCTTCCCGGTGTCCCTCTCGACCACCTTCAGGTCCTCTACTCCAGGACACCATCGTCCTCATGCACCAACCTCCCCGCAGTATCCATCCCCACCCACATGACCCTCCAAAGACCCAAAACTAAAAAAACGATGACAAAATATCTAGAAGTAAGTCACATATAAGATTGGTTAAAAAGCAggtaaggacttccctggagtcccagcagttaagaatctgcctgccaatgcaggggacatgggttcaagccctggtctgggaagatcccagatgccgcgatcccaactaagcccgtgtgccacaactgctgagcctgtgctctagagcccgcaagccacagcagctgagcccacgtgccacaagtacagaagcccgtgcgcctagagcccgtgcttcacaacaagagaagccactgcaatgccaagcccgcgcactgcaacagagtagcccctgctcgccacaactagagaaagctcacacacagcatcgaagacccaacacagccaaaaataattaattttaaaaagtaattaaaaaaaaaaaggtaagatacAGGTGAAGAGACTGCAGACAGTGAAAGGCAGAACAATGAAATTACCAAAAATGAGGCAAATGaggaaattaccaaaaaaaagtcaaaaatgaGGCATAAAGAAAAGGAGAGTTGAATGAGACGCTCCAGTCAGCCACAACAGGATTCCAGAGTTGGTGAAAAACACCCACTCAGCTGCAGGAagcacaatataaataaatataaagaagcagccaatatgtaagttaaaaaaactttttaacatattaaattactccaaaagaaggcaggaaaggaaaaagaaaagatgggacAAAAAGTTTTGCAATAGCAGACGACAGTCCCACTGCATCATTAATTCTGTTAAGTACGGACAACTGAGCACTCCAGTCAGGAGGCAGGAATTATAAACATGGATAAACATGAGACCCAATTATATGCTGATGACAAGCAGTGCACTTTATAGTCATGGACCTGATGCAGAAGTAGAGGAAATAGATTCATCATcattgtgtgtacgtgtgtttcCGAAGCAAAATTTGACAGAATTCAGGGGAGAAATAAACTAGTagagttggagatttcaacatcCTTCTCTGTACAAGTGATAGAACACAGGATGCCGTCACACATGTAGCCCTGATGGCGATTATGAAATGcagtccggggcttccctggtggtgcagtggttgagaatctgcctgctaatgcaggggacacgggttcgagccctggtctgggaggatcccacatgccgcagagcaactaggcccgtgagccacaactactgagcctgcgcgtctggagcctgtgctacacaacaagagaggccgcaatagtgagaggcccgcgcactgcaatgaagagtagcctccacttgccacaactagagaaagccctcgcacagaaacgaagacccaacacagcaaaaattaattgaaatgcAGTCCATCAGCAGCAGCACCCCATCCGTACCTGTTCACCACGTTAGGCTGATCCCACGGAATTGTTAGGAATCAATAAGATATCTGGAAGAACCCTAAATACTTAGAAATTGAAAGAGTGGAACTGAAACACCAGACAAAATACACATAAGAGCCAAGGGGATGATCCAAGTTAAATGCTTTAAGGTCGGGTTTGGGGAGGTGGGTAGAGGTGAGCCTGTTCAAGTAGAAAGGAAACCAGAATATCGGGTGTGACTTCCAGAAAGATCAAACAGAAGACCAGGAAGAGGGGGGAGCATAGGAAGTGCAGGACAAACACACTATAAAATGTAGAAACACACGCAAACACAGTAGAACTGATTTGAAACCACAATACTTGGAAAGAAAAGCCTGTCAAACTGGCTTTAAAATGAAAGTCAATTGAATGGCACGTCCAAGACTCCGGCAATATGGCAAATTACACATCTTGAAAAGTTAGAAATGCTATTTACAGTACTGGGTAGAAAAATCTAAATCCACAAGCTGACAAGCAAATAGATTtctttagagacagaaaacaaaatgaaatttaaaatcttaaaacagtCAAGTTCCTCTTTCGATGAcgcaggagacaaaagaccaacCCAAGAGCCTGATACCTTCGAGGAGTTTCTGGGGAAGCTTGGTCCACAGTCAGGACGGGGTGTACCCAAAACATCACTCCCTTGATGTGTCTGCGAAAAACTCTGAAATGCTTAAAGGTGATATACTGACAGCTGTCCCCTTAGACAATACTGTGTTTCACCACCTCTGTTCAGCTCTTGGCACTGGGGGCCCTCACCAGTCTAGTCAGGCCACAAAAGGAAACAGTGTAAGAAtctggaaaggagaaataaaactcaGAGATGGCCTTTGTGtacataaaaatccaaaataatctgaatatattCTATAGTCAAGGTTCAGAATacaggttaatatacaaaagtcaattatgtgtgtgtgtgtatgtgtgtacatatatcttacaacaacaaaaatgaaaacagtaccatttacaattgcaccCTAAACAAATACCAAGAAAAAGATCTAATGACCTACTCATAAgaaacactgaaaactacaaatgttgaaagaaagaagatcTAAACAAATATTCATGGGTTGGAAAACCCAACATTATACAGATGTTtgtttctccccaaattgatctgtagTTTCACTGCAAATGCCAATCGAAATCCCAGAAAGTTCTGTAGTGGAAATTGGCAAGTCTAAAATCTATATGGGAATGCAAAGGTCAAAATATAGCGATTTGGATCTTGAAGACCCACCAGCTAGATATCAAGAAttatccttgggcttccctggtggcacagtggttgagagtccgcctgccgatgcaggggacacgagtttgtgccccggtctgggaagatcccacatgctgcagagcggctgggcccgtgagccatggccgctgagcctgcatgtctggagcctgtgctctgcaacgggagaggccacaacagtgagaggcccgcataccgcaaaaaaaaaaaaaaaaaaagaattatacttAAGCCATGGAAGTTAAGACACTGTGGCTTCCTGGTTCAAGGAAAGACAAGTGAACAGTGGAAGAGATGAAGTCCAGGGACGTATACCCACATACATGCAGACACTGCAGAGCAGTCAGGGAAAGATGGTCTTTGCAATAATGGTGCATTAACTGGATAGCAGTATAGAAAATAACTCAACCTCGACTGCCTACCTCACATCAGACATAGAAATTAATTCCAGGTGGACTGGAAAGATGTATGTTAAAGGTAAACTTTAAaggcttttagaagaaaatacagaagcgTGTCTTGATGACCTCAGAACACACAGATTTCTTAAGCAGAACCAAAACACTaattataaaggggaaaaaattaaattggacTCTATGAAAATACATGCCACAAACctgggaagatatttgcaattaCCTGTATCTGTTCAAAGGACTTAcagccagaatatataaagaactactaAAAAATCAGTAAGACACAAttgaatagaaaaatgggcaaaaaacctGAACAGGCATTTCACAAAAGACATTGTCCAAACAGCCAATAAACATAGTAAGAGGTGTTCAACTTCATTAGTCAtcattgcaaattaaaaccacaatgtgatacccACTCACCCCCCTGCCTGTCTGAAACATAAAATGATACATAATGTCAAGCATTGGGGCATGTGGAGCACCTGGAACTCAGTTGCTGCTGCTGGGTGTGAAGCATCCAGCAAGGCTGAGCAGCTCAAGCCAGCAGTTCCCCGCCTACACACATACCCGACAGACTTACGAAATCTGGGCAGGAAATAGTGTCCTGAGGTCGCTACTCCTAACAAACAAAACCTGTAAATGACCAAAATGTTCTTGGACAAGAGAGAAATCATTGTGGTTATTCATGCAGAAGAATACAGGgcaataatggaaataaatgaacaactgCAGCAGGCAGTGTGGATGCTGCTGAGCAAAAGGTACTTGCTGAATGACTCCACCTGAGGTTCCAGAACAGGCACCATTATTTGatggtgttagaagtcaggaCACAAGTTAGTTTTGAAGGAGGGAGCCACtaggaaggcaggaggagaatCAGATGCTGGTAACATTGTTTCTTATTCTATGGAAATTCACTGAGCTACATACACTGATGACTCATACGTTTTTCTGTGTTAAaattattgaggtgtaatttttttcatcataaaGCCAAGATGGGTCTCAATATGTAAGGAAGCAATAATGCCAGTGTTACACACTATCCTTCAGAAAAGAGAGGAACAAACACTtccctattcatttttttatgaggGCAACACAGCCCTGATATTAAAAAGgaccttctgggacttccctggtggtccagtggttgagaatccgccttccaatgcaggggacatgggttcaatccctggtgggggaactaagatcccacatgccgcagggcaactaagcccacgcgctctagagcccaaatGCTGCAGTGAGGAGCCCACACTACATAATGAAAGATCCTgtgtaccgcaactaagacccaatgcagccaaatagattaactaattaaaaaaaaaaaaaaaaagacaaggaccttccaagaaaattagaagacaggGCAACATCCCTCTCATGAACACAGGCACAAAAATCTTTaactaaatattagcaaattgaacaCAATGTGTAAAAAAGGaccatcatgaccaagtgggccttatcccaggaaggcaaggttGGCTTAAGACGCAATCAGGGTCATTCACATTAACAGACtaaagaaggaaaaccatatgatcaacaggtgcagaaaaagcactgcacaatattcaacacccattcgtaataaaaaatcagcaaacttgggaattccctgaccacccagtggttaggactcggtgctttcactgttgtgccatgggttcgatccctggtcggggaactaagattcctcaagctgtgctgcatggccaaaaaaaaaaaatcagcaaactagaaataggaGAACagttcctcaatctgataaagatCTCTAAGAAAAACATGGTTAACATAGTCATGATGAAATACAAGATCCAGAGCAAGATCAGGGCACTCCTTCTCACCACTTCTAATCAGCTTTGTACCGAGTGTGTGGCCAGCGGTAGACAGtttggaaggaagaagagaaacagtCCTGCCTCACAGACAATAAGATTGTTTATAAAATCCTGAGGAAGCTACGGAAGAGTTTCAAAGCACTAACAAGGGAGTAGTTCAGCAATACCACAGTTTACAAGGTCCATACACAAAAGtcattgtatttctatatgccAGCAATAAACagttggaaattaaaacaaaaaaatcctataCCATGTATAATAGCACCCCAAACATAAAATCCCtcagaataaatggaaagacatgaaAGACCTTTACActaaaaaaaccacaaaatgctgagaaaaattaaaaatggagagaGATGTCGCCCGAGGTTTGGAAGACATTTCTCTGCAAACTTATCCTAACTTCAGTGTAATCCCAATCAAGCAAATGCAAAAGGTCCTCACATCCTAAACCATACTAAGTCCCTACCTCCAGAGGCAGACAACAGGCTGAATATAAACTAAGGAAGCATGCAAGTGTTGGAAGAAGACGGGAACAGTTTCCTTCATAACCCAGAAAATCCAGGATCAGTACAGGAAAGCAAATTGTTACCAAAACAACACATAGCAAAAGAGCACCCCAAACAAAGCGAAAGACAAACTGGGGAAATATTCACAACAGATCTCGAAGGTAAAATGCATCCTAAAAAAGAGCGTTGAAAAAACTGAGGGAGAAGGAAACCCTACAATCCTATAgttttaacatgaaaaaataatatgaattgtTTGCAGGAAAAGAAATGCACCTGGcccttaaatataaaaaatgtgcccagggcttccctggtggcacagtggttgaaagtccgcctgccgatgcaggggacacgggttcgtgcccggtccgggaagatcccacatgccgcggagcggctgggcccgtgagccatggccgctgagcctgcgcgtccggagcctgtgctccgcaacgggagaggccacaacagtgagaggcccgcgtaccgcaaaaacaaaacaaaaacgcaCGTATGTGTGCACAGGAGATACAATttcactaccaaaaaaaaaaaagtaaataataaaaatcgAGCAGCGTCTGCATCAGAGACTAAGTGAAACGCGAGGTCCATCTCCATTAAGCAGAACATTTACATAAATGAAGAGACGATGCCCGCGAAGACCGCAGTGGTGAGCGCGCACGGTCCGCACAGCCCGGACGCGGGAGAGCGCCGCGGACCAAGGGGAAGAGAGGCGCCGCGGGGACTGTGTAACCACCACGCGGACGCGGGACACGGACCTCCGCGGGGACCCGCCAGCCGGTGCCCCGGGGCTCTGCTCGCCGGAGGGGAGAGCGGGTTTAGTAACAATTCCTACCCCTCCCGAGTGGGCGGCGGGGCTGGAGGAACCGAGGGCCCGGCAGCCTCTCGGGACCAAGGTCCACCCGGAGGAGCCCGGCGTCCGATGGGCCCGAGGACACATGACGCCCCCGCCCCGGTGTCTCCCATTCTCTCGCCGCCACCCCCGCGTCTCGCCGTCTCTCGCCGCCACCCCTCGCcagtcccccttcccctctcccctctcctccccagtcaCCCCCGCCACCCCACCCCTCCGCCTGACGCCCAGAAACCACGCGGGAGACACGGGTGCTGGCGGCCGCAGCCGGCGTGATGCACTAGGCGGGCAGCAGCCCGCGCGCGCGCAGCTCCAGCAGCGGGGCCAGCGTGTAGCGCAGGCGACGGATGGCGGCGTCCGAGCCGGGGCGCATGAGCCCGCGGCGGAGGGCCGAGGGGTTCACCAGCGCCAGGTACAGCAGCGGCAGCGCCACGACGCccagcaggagcagcagcagcgTCTGCAGCGCGCCCAGCGCCCACAGCCTGCGGACCACGACGCACCGGCAGACGGGTGGTGGCGGGGCGCCGGGCGCACCCCGGACCCCAGACTCCAGCGCCGCGCCCGCCGCCGGCTCACCTGATGTCCGCCGCACCCGCGCCGCCGAACAGCCGCTTCTGCGGGGAAGAGGGAGCGACGTACAGCTCCGCGCCTGGGAGCGGTGGGGGGAACCCCCTGGGGGAGCGGAGCCCGTGGGTGCGCGTCGCTCCGTGGGGGGCGTGGCACTACGGGGCGGGTCCCCTATGCGGAAGTGGTGCTTGGGTGGGCCGTCCCGTGGCAGGCGTGGCCGCCCAGCGAGGTTGGTATCAAGGGGCGggtccctgggggagggggggaaaatCCCTTATGGGGTGGTCACGTGTGTGTGGGTGGCCCCGGGGGCAGGTCCCGGCTCCAGCACGTCCCCGCCCAGGCCCGCACTCACACAGTCCGCTTTGGCCACTTCCTCCATGAGCGAGCCCGCGCATCCCTGCCCCCGGCCAGGCTGCGACTCGCACCTGTGGAGACAGGCATGGCGATGTGCCCTCTGTCCGGGCCCACAGTCACCTCCCCACACCCGACATTCCTAACCCCTTACGGCTCCGGGCCGCCCTGCGAGGCGTCCAGCGCAGTCGCCGCCTCCATCACCTTCCCCTGCAGCTCCTGGAAGGGTTGGGAGTGAGTCCTCACACCTGGGAAGACCTTGGTGAGGCAGGCCCCGGCAGCTCCGGGGGAGGAGGCCGCAGTGGGGTCGGAGGTGAGCGGCTCTCCGAGTGGAGGGTGGCGGCACCTGCAAGACTCCGCTCTGCTCCTGGAAGCTGGCCCAGGCCTCTTCCATCCGCTGTGCGCTCTGGCATGAGGGGAGCCCTGATTAGACTCGGGGAAGTCAGCCCTCTCCACCGTCCGGCGcctgcccaggccccacccacaccccaaGCCGACCCTCCCACTGAGTACCCGGCTCCGCCCGCACCTGCCGCAGGGCCTCCGCCTGCCTGGCGTG
It contains:
- the TMEM191C gene encoding LOW QUALITY PROTEIN: transmembrane protein 191C (The sequence of the model RefSeq protein was modified relative to this genomic sequence to represent the inferred CDS: deleted 4 bases in 2 codons) produces the protein MAEAQELLLQLLKDNRDGRLRKQELEELVRGLEAESESLTARLHDLSERERSLQRQRSQAARALRGEASEAARECAGRAHRRLEAAEQHKWDLEQQNRQLQEQWEELSSQLFYYGEQLSPQRAERQLGTQLVALQKQLELVEAKHARQAEALRQSAQRMEEAWASFQEQSGVLQVPPPHSESRSPPTTAASSPGAAGACLTKVFPGVRTHSQPFQELQGKVMEAATALDASQGGPEPCESQPGRGQGCAGSLMEEVAKADCKRLFGGAGAADIRLWALGALQTLLLLLLGVVALPLLYLALVNPSALRRGLMRPGSDAAIRRLRYTLAPLLELRARGLLPA